In a genomic window of Nesterenkonia halotolerans:
- a CDS encoding class II 3-deoxy-7-phosphoheptulonate synthase: MTAPGEILHVGAADYPGLDEWRSLPLRQQPDWHGHADFDSAYAELSAHPPLVFAGEVDKLKRRLAKVANGEAFLLQGGDCAETFDGVSADRISAKIKTILQMAVVLTYGASLPVVKMGRMAGQYAKPRSSDVETRDGVTLPTFRGEIVNGFAFTEESRMPDPKRMVAAYHKSAATLNLVRAFTEGGFADLRAVQQWNKGFMANPAHARYEQLAGEIDRAVRFMEACGADFEGLKRTEFYAAHEALLLDYERALTRIDSRTGKPYVTSGHFVWIGERTRELDGAHMDYLSRVQNPVGVKLGPSTTPETVLEIIEKLDPEREPGRLTFIVRMGAANVREKLPPLVKAVRDSGAKVVWVTDPMHGNTITADNGYKTRRFDDILDEVRGFFEVHRELGTYPGGLHVEMTGDDVAECLGGSDVVDESAFDQGYESLVDPRLNHKQSLELAFLVAESLTQVN, from the coding sequence CTGACCGCTCCCGGTGAGATCCTGCACGTGGGTGCAGCCGACTATCCGGGCCTCGACGAGTGGCGTTCCCTGCCGCTGCGGCAGCAGCCTGACTGGCACGGACACGCGGACTTCGACTCTGCCTACGCCGAGCTCTCAGCGCACCCGCCGCTGGTCTTCGCCGGTGAGGTGGACAAGCTCAAGCGTCGCCTGGCCAAGGTGGCCAACGGTGAGGCCTTCCTGCTCCAGGGCGGCGACTGTGCCGAGACCTTCGACGGGGTCAGCGCCGACCGGATCAGCGCCAAGATCAAGACCATCCTGCAGATGGCGGTCGTGCTCACCTACGGAGCGTCGCTGCCGGTGGTCAAGATGGGGCGCATGGCGGGTCAGTATGCCAAGCCGCGCTCCTCCGACGTCGAGACCCGAGACGGCGTCACCCTGCCGACCTTCCGCGGGGAGATCGTCAACGGTTTCGCCTTCACCGAGGAATCCCGGATGCCGGACCCCAAGCGGATGGTCGCGGCGTACCACAAGTCCGCAGCCACGCTGAACCTGGTGCGTGCCTTCACCGAGGGCGGCTTCGCGGATCTGCGCGCCGTCCAGCAGTGGAACAAGGGGTTCATGGCGAATCCCGCCCACGCCCGGTACGAGCAGCTTGCCGGTGAGATCGACCGCGCCGTGCGCTTCATGGAGGCCTGCGGCGCCGACTTCGAAGGTCTCAAGCGCACCGAGTTCTACGCCGCCCACGAGGCGCTGCTGCTGGACTACGAACGAGCACTGACTCGCATCGACTCCCGCACCGGGAAGCCCTACGTGACCAGCGGACACTTCGTCTGGATCGGGGAGCGCACGCGTGAGCTCGACGGCGCCCACATGGACTACCTCTCGCGGGTGCAGAACCCGGTGGGGGTCAAGCTCGGCCCGAGCACCACGCCCGAGACCGTGCTCGAGATCATCGAGAAGCTCGACCCGGAGCGCGAACCGGGTCGCCTGACCTTCATCGTGCGCATGGGCGCCGCGAACGTCCGGGAAAAGCTTCCACCGCTGGTGAAGGCAGTCCGGGACTCCGGGGCCAAGGTCGTCTGGGTGACCGACCCGATGCACGGCAACACCATCACCGCGGACAACGGCTACAAGACCCGCCGCTTCGACGACATCCTCGATGAGGTGCGCGGCTTCTTCGAGGTCCACCGCGAGCTGGGGACCTACCCGGGCGGCCTGCACGTGGAGATGACCGGCGACGACGTGGCCGAGTGCCTCGGCGGCTCCGACGTCGTCGACGAGTCAGCCTTTGATCAGGGGTATGAGTCCCTGGTCGACCCGCGGCTGAACCATAAGCAGTCTCTTGAACTCGCCTTCCTGGTGGCGGAGTCCCTGACTCAGGTCAACTGA
- a CDS encoding AMP-dependent synthetase/ligase: MKEFATPPAVEVPADLNITDLLERQVTADPKNVLFGRQLSPGQWTDVSAAEFRDQVVQIAKGLIGSGIEIGDRVAIMAPTRYEWTLLDFAIWYAGAITVPVYETSSPSQVAWIVEDAGVKLLFAETPNHQRIVERAVAQEKLQGLHQVYTIEGTGLDEIRAKGTEVPEDEVIARRNVAVGEDLATIIYTSGTTGRPKGCELTHANFTELSLQALGSSLGSVVHKDASTVMFIPLAHVFARFISVLAVAGGSRVGHTSDIKELVDDLGTFEPTFLLAVPRVFEKIYNAAMLKAESEGKGAIFTKAADTAIAWSRAKAHGKVPFTLGLKHAVFDKLVYSKLRARMGGQVRHAVSGGSPLGERLGHFFFGVGVQILEGYGLTETTAPLTVNTPELSKIGTVGAPLPGCAVKIADDGEILGRGVCVFRGYHNRPELDQEIFTDNGWFRTGDVGTLDADGCLTITGRKKEILVTAAGKNVSPAQLEDLIRADAIVSQAVVVGDNKPFVAALITLDVETLPQWLKRQGLDPETPVAELAKDEKVLTHVQSVVDRANESVSRAESIREFRLLNTDFTIESGHLTPSMKIKRPLVMKDFADEVETLYSDAAKNKA; this comes from the coding sequence GTGAAGGAATTCGCAACACCCCCGGCTGTCGAGGTCCCTGCCGATCTCAACATCACCGACCTGCTGGAACGCCAGGTCACCGCCGATCCGAAGAACGTTCTCTTCGGCCGGCAGCTCAGCCCTGGGCAGTGGACTGACGTCAGCGCAGCCGAGTTCCGCGACCAGGTGGTCCAGATCGCGAAGGGCCTCATCGGGTCCGGCATCGAGATCGGGGATCGCGTGGCCATCATGGCTCCCACCCGCTATGAGTGGACCCTTCTCGATTTCGCCATCTGGTACGCCGGGGCGATCACCGTTCCGGTGTACGAGACCTCCTCGCCTTCCCAGGTCGCCTGGATCGTGGAGGACGCCGGCGTGAAGCTGCTCTTCGCTGAGACCCCGAATCACCAGCGGATCGTGGAGCGCGCCGTCGCCCAGGAGAAGCTGCAGGGTCTGCACCAGGTCTACACGATCGAAGGCACCGGGCTCGACGAGATCCGCGCCAAGGGCACCGAGGTCCCCGAGGACGAGGTCATCGCGCGCCGCAACGTGGCGGTGGGTGAAGACCTGGCGACCATCATCTACACCTCGGGCACCACCGGTCGCCCCAAGGGCTGTGAGCTCACCCATGCAAACTTCACCGAGCTCTCTCTCCAGGCGCTCGGATCCTCGCTGGGTTCCGTGGTGCACAAGGACGCCTCCACGGTCATGTTCATCCCGCTGGCCCACGTCTTCGCGAGGTTCATCTCCGTGCTGGCAGTCGCCGGCGGGTCGCGCGTCGGGCACACCTCAGACATCAAGGAGCTGGTGGACGACCTCGGCACCTTCGAGCCCACGTTCCTGCTGGCAGTGCCTCGGGTCTTCGAGAAGATCTACAACGCCGCGATGCTCAAGGCCGAGTCCGAGGGCAAGGGCGCGATCTTCACCAAGGCGGCTGACACCGCCATCGCCTGGTCCCGCGCCAAGGCCCACGGCAAGGTTCCCTTCACGCTCGGGCTCAAGCACGCGGTCTTCGACAAGCTCGTCTATTCCAAGCTGCGCGCGCGGATGGGCGGCCAGGTCCGTCACGCGGTCTCCGGCGGCTCCCCGCTGGGGGAGCGGCTCGGCCACTTCTTCTTCGGCGTCGGCGTGCAGATCCTGGAGGGCTACGGGCTCACCGAGACCACGGCCCCGCTGACGGTGAACACCCCGGAGCTGAGCAAGATCGGCACTGTGGGAGCGCCGCTTCCGGGCTGCGCGGTGAAGATCGCCGACGACGGCGAGATCCTCGGCCGCGGAGTCTGCGTCTTCCGCGGCTACCACAACCGTCCCGAGCTGGATCAGGAGATCTTCACCGACAACGGATGGTTCCGCACCGGCGACGTCGGAACGCTGGATGCTGATGGGTGCCTCACCATCACCGGGCGCAAGAAGGAGATCCTGGTGACCGCGGCCGGGAAGAACGTCTCGCCCGCCCAGCTCGAGGACCTCATCCGTGCGGACGCCATCGTCTCCCAGGCAGTGGTCGTCGGCGACAACAAGCCTTTCGTGGCCGCGCTGATCACCCTCGACGTCGAGACGCTTCCGCAGTGGCTCAAGCGGCAGGGTCTGGACCCCGAGACCCCGGTCGCGGAGCTGGCGAAGGACGAGAAGGTGCTCACACATGTCCAGTCTGTGGTGGACCGCGCCAACGAATCGGTGTCCCGCGCGGAATCGATCCGCGAGTTCCGTCTGCTGAACACGGACTTCACCATCGAGTCCGGACACCTCACACCGTCGATGAAGATCAAGCGCCCGCTGGTCATGAAGGACTTCGCCGACGAGGTGGAGACCCTCTACTCGGACGCAGCGAAGAACAAGGCCTGA
- a CDS encoding alpha/beta hydrolase produces the protein MHTSAMGIAVFHGFTSTRASMEPVAESLREAGFTVDLPLLPGHGTRWQDLNRTSRHEITRAALASYDRLAARCAAVATVGLSMGGSLALHVAAHRRVEAVAVINPGLRLAPLTGPTAWALGRFRPTVASIAGDIAKPGVTEEAYARTPLRAVVQLDRLFAQVRGELPGLRRRGTPVLLFRSGTDDVLPPSSANTLIKILGEDQLRVVDLPRSRHVATLDYEADTIQHQLRDFLRSPAPCPRAL, from the coding sequence ATGCACACTTCCGCCATGGGAATCGCCGTCTTTCATGGATTCACCTCGACCCGAGCCTCGATGGAGCCCGTCGCCGAGTCCCTGCGCGAGGCGGGTTTCACCGTGGATCTGCCGCTGCTTCCCGGACACGGCACGCGGTGGCAGGACCTGAACCGCACGAGCCGCCACGAGATCACACGGGCCGCGCTGGCCAGCTACGACCGCCTCGCTGCGCGATGCGCCGCCGTCGCCACGGTCGGACTCTCCATGGGTGGTTCGCTCGCCCTGCACGTGGCGGCCCATCGCCGGGTCGAGGCCGTCGCCGTGATCAACCCGGGGCTCCGTCTCGCTCCGCTGACCGGTCCCACCGCATGGGCGCTGGGTCGATTCCGTCCCACGGTGGCGAGCATCGCCGGGGACATCGCCAAGCCCGGGGTGACGGAGGAGGCGTATGCCCGGACCCCGCTGCGCGCCGTCGTCCAACTGGATCGACTCTTCGCCCAGGTCCGCGGGGAGCTCCCCGGGCTGAGACGCCGTGGGACCCCTGTGCTGCTGTTTCGTTCGGGCACCGACGATGTTCTGCCACCGTCCTCCGCCAATACACTGATCAAGATCCTGGGTGAGGATCAGCTGCGGGTGGTGGATCTGCCGCGCAGCCGCCATGTGGCGACGCTGGACTACGAGGCGGACACGATCCAGCACCAGCTGCGCGACTTCCTGCGCTCGCCGGCACCGTGCCCGCGAGCCCTCTGA
- a CDS encoding lysophospholipid acyltransferase family protein, which produces MSFYSVAKNIVVGPVVNTAFRPWVRGLHNIPSEGPAILASNHLSFSDSVFIPVKAPRQVHFMAKDDYWARQGASGWVMKKFFDLSGQIPMDRSGGKASQNSLNAGEQLLRDGGVLGLYPEGTRSPDGRLYRGKLGIARLALNTQAPVIPIALIGTDKVQPIGKNIPRLGRVGMIVGEPMTFESYYGNAEDRFAQRAVTDEIMYRIMRLSGQEYVDVYAADVKRQLEAEKAAAKAARRVHRHPGQTPEGRAD; this is translated from the coding sequence GTGTCGTTCTACAGCGTCGCCAAGAACATCGTCGTGGGCCCAGTGGTCAACACAGCCTTCCGCCCCTGGGTGCGCGGGCTGCACAACATCCCGAGTGAGGGGCCCGCGATTCTGGCCTCGAATCACCTCTCCTTCTCCGACTCCGTGTTCATCCCGGTCAAGGCCCCGCGTCAGGTGCACTTCATGGCGAAGGACGACTACTGGGCACGGCAGGGAGCCTCGGGGTGGGTGATGAAGAAGTTCTTCGACCTCTCCGGGCAGATCCCGATGGACCGCTCAGGGGGCAAGGCCAGCCAGAACTCGCTGAACGCCGGGGAGCAGCTGCTGCGCGACGGCGGCGTGCTGGGCCTCTACCCCGAGGGCACCCGCAGCCCCGACGGGCGGCTGTATCGGGGCAAGCTCGGCATCGCCCGGCTGGCGCTGAACACCCAGGCACCGGTGATCCCTATTGCGCTGATCGGCACCGACAAGGTCCAGCCGATCGGGAAGAACATCCCCCGGCTGGGACGCGTGGGGATGATCGTGGGCGAGCCGATGACCTTCGAGTCCTACTACGGCAATGCCGAGGACCGCTTCGCTCAGCGCGCGGTGACCGACGAGATCATGTACCGGATCATGCGACTCTCCGGCCAGGAGTACGTGGACGTCTACGCTGCCGACGTCAAGCGCCAGCTGGAAGCAGAGAAGGCCGCCGCCAAGGCAGCGCGCCGGGTGCACCGCCATCCCGGCCAGACGCCCGAGGGGCGCGCCGACTAG
- the hrpA gene encoding ATP-dependent RNA helicase HrpA yields MSEATTARRDQFSAEDLGYPAQLPVTAERERILRALADHQVIVVAGETGSGKTTQLPKMALELGLHRDGMIGHTQPRRLAARTVAERLAEELGTSVGRDIGYQVRFNSEVSGATAVKLMTDGILLAEIQRDPQLSRYSAIIIDEAHERSLNIDVILGYLRRVLPTRPDLKVIVTSATIDPERFARHFSPDPENWTRETSEVPIIEVSGRTYPVEIRYRPINPEAELEDFDESEHFGEDEDGGARQAASTRPGSAAASTRGPSPSSAEEEGRDLLDAVSDAVLELAREPEGDILIFFPGEREIRDAAEALAETVSRERRLNNAEILPLFGRLSMAEQKRVFSPGGRRRIVLATNVAETSLTVPGIKYVIDTGTARISRYSTRTKVQRLPIEAISQASANQRSGRSGRTSDGIAIRLYSQADFESRPEFTDPEILRTSLASVLLQMSSMGITRTPDDLLDFPFVQKPDAKAVNDAVRLLTELGALNTGRDSGSRGSGSVTPVGRMLAQLPVDPRMARMMVEAARRDCLPEVTVLVAGLTIQDPRERPAEKRAQADELHARFKDENSDFSALLNLWRYLQEKQTELSGNQFRKLCHREHLNYLRVREWQDLVGQLGEIAEQVEFRSQGSGRRGSSEHRSSKGRRGRRMPSVDPAQKHDQIHQSLLSGLLSHVGLYNPRTRDYQGARGTRFAVFPGSHLFKKNHDWVMASELVETSRLWARTVAKIDPAWVEELAPHLVKTSHSEPRWSARKGAVVATEKVTLFGVPVVADRQVLYSKVDPEYSRELFIQRALVDGDWSTRHHFDRRNRQRFAELEELENRARRKDLRASDEELFAFFDARLPASIVSQRHFDSWWKTQRHETPELLDLTDAALMAEAAEELDVESFPEHFDHDGLQLELQYEFNPTRYTAESGSAATATADGVTVRVPVLFLNQLEPARFDWLIPGLRTELVTALIRGMPKPQRKHFVPAPDVAAQAREQLEADFAPGVDSLTDALATVLRRLRGHVVDPAVFDTSALPEHLRFTFAVISDRGRVLDTGYDLRELQIRFSGENRQAIGRSLSEDTQGADEGSAPRHGSPRSSTDSPGTKASQPGGKPQQKTADAAAAGKQNQTSWTFGDLSREITTVVAGRQITGYPALAPAASGVSSTIQDSAQAQRRVHRAGVVALLREVLPSPQRYVLDNLSNRERLAFSQSPHGTVESLVEDATTAALDHLVPAELPFREAEFQQLARGARAELIETVLRLTDVLAQVLGQSAELTTRLSRSRSDALRAPLSDMSTQLQQLVYPGFVTATGQSQLQHVPRYLRAIALRLDRLEAGQGLSRDATDMAAVQELEDEYDAALEAVPAQLAVPDELLAVKWMLEEFRVNLFAQQLGTAQTVSAKRIRRALKQARQ; encoded by the coding sequence ATGTCTGAAGCCACCACAGCCCGCCGTGACCAGTTCTCCGCCGAGGACCTCGGCTACCCCGCCCAGCTCCCGGTCACCGCCGAGCGCGAGCGGATTCTGCGCGCGTTGGCGGATCATCAGGTCATCGTCGTCGCCGGCGAGACCGGATCAGGCAAGACCACCCAGCTGCCCAAGATGGCGCTGGAGCTGGGGCTGCATCGAGACGGCATGATCGGCCACACGCAGCCTCGCCGCCTGGCGGCCCGGACCGTGGCCGAACGCCTGGCGGAGGAGCTGGGCACCTCGGTGGGCCGAGACATCGGCTACCAGGTCCGCTTCAACTCGGAGGTCTCTGGGGCGACCGCAGTGAAGCTGATGACCGACGGCATCCTGCTCGCCGAGATCCAGCGTGACCCGCAGCTGAGCCGATACTCGGCCATCATCATCGACGAGGCCCACGAGCGCAGCCTCAACATCGACGTCATCCTGGGCTATCTGCGTCGGGTGCTGCCCACCCGACCCGATCTGAAGGTGATCGTCACCTCGGCGACCATCGACCCTGAACGGTTCGCCCGGCACTTCAGTCCCGACCCGGAGAACTGGACGCGAGAGACCTCCGAGGTGCCGATCATCGAGGTCTCCGGACGCACCTACCCCGTGGAGATCCGCTACCGGCCGATCAACCCCGAGGCAGAGCTCGAAGACTTCGACGAGTCCGAACATTTCGGCGAGGACGAGGACGGTGGTGCCCGACAGGCCGCCTCGACCCGCCCCGGCTCCGCCGCCGCGAGCACCAGGGGCCCCTCCCCTTCCAGCGCCGAGGAGGAGGGCCGTGATCTGCTCGACGCCGTCAGCGACGCGGTGCTGGAGCTGGCCCGCGAGCCGGAGGGCGACATTCTGATCTTCTTCCCCGGCGAGCGCGAGATCCGCGATGCCGCGGAGGCACTGGCGGAGACCGTCTCGCGTGAGCGCAGGCTCAACAACGCTGAGATCCTGCCGCTCTTCGGACGCCTCTCGATGGCCGAGCAGAAGCGGGTCTTCTCCCCCGGCGGACGACGACGCATCGTGCTCGCCACCAACGTGGCGGAGACCTCGCTGACGGTGCCCGGCATCAAGTACGTGATCGACACCGGCACAGCACGCATCTCGCGGTACTCCACCCGCACCAAGGTCCAGCGCCTGCCCATCGAGGCGATCTCGCAGGCCAGCGCGAACCAGCGCTCCGGGCGTTCAGGGCGGACCAGCGACGGCATCGCCATCCGGCTGTACTCGCAGGCGGACTTCGAGTCGCGTCCCGAGTTCACCGACCCGGAGATTCTGCGCACCTCGCTGGCCTCGGTCCTGCTGCAGATGTCTTCGATGGGCATCACCCGGACGCCCGACGACCTGCTGGACTTCCCGTTCGTGCAGAAGCCCGACGCGAAGGCTGTCAACGACGCCGTCCGGCTGCTCACCGAACTCGGGGCGCTGAACACCGGCAGAGACTCTGGATCCCGCGGCAGCGGCTCCGTGACCCCCGTGGGGCGCATGCTCGCCCAGCTGCCGGTGGATCCGCGGATGGCCCGGATGATGGTCGAGGCGGCCCGTCGGGACTGCCTGCCCGAGGTCACCGTGCTGGTCGCGGGGCTGACCATTCAGGATCCCCGCGAGCGTCCCGCGGAGAAGCGAGCCCAGGCCGATGAGCTGCACGCCAGGTTCAAGGATGAGAACTCCGACTTCTCGGCGCTGCTGAACCTCTGGCGCTATCTCCAGGAGAAGCAGACCGAGCTCTCCGGCAATCAGTTCCGCAAGCTCTGTCACCGCGAGCACCTGAACTATCTGCGCGTGCGTGAATGGCAGGATCTGGTCGGGCAGCTCGGCGAGATCGCCGAACAGGTGGAGTTCCGTTCGCAGGGCTCCGGGCGTCGTGGCTCCTCCGAGCACCGCTCCTCCAAGGGTCGGCGCGGGCGCAGGATGCCCAGCGTGGACCCGGCCCAGAAGCACGACCAGATCCATCAGTCGCTGCTGTCGGGGCTGCTCAGCCATGTCGGTCTGTACAACCCCCGGACCCGCGACTATCAGGGAGCGCGCGGCACCCGATTCGCGGTGTTCCCCGGCTCCCACCTGTTCAAGAAGAACCATGACTGGGTCATGGCCAGCGAACTCGTGGAGACCTCGCGGCTCTGGGCACGCACCGTGGCGAAGATCGATCCCGCCTGGGTCGAAGAGCTGGCCCCGCATCTGGTCAAGACCAGCCACTCCGAGCCGCGCTGGTCCGCCCGGAAGGGCGCCGTGGTCGCCACGGAGAAGGTCACCCTCTTCGGGGTTCCCGTGGTCGCGGACCGGCAGGTGCTCTACTCCAAGGTGGACCCGGAGTACAGCCGTGAGCTTTTCATCCAGCGTGCTCTGGTGGACGGCGACTGGTCCACGCGCCATCATTTCGACAGGCGCAACCGACAGCGTTTCGCGGAGCTCGAAGAGCTCGAGAACCGGGCCCGGCGCAAGGACCTGCGCGCCTCCGACGAGGAGCTCTTCGCCTTCTTCGACGCCCGCCTGCCCGCGAGCATCGTCTCCCAGCGCCACTTCGACTCCTGGTGGAAGACCCAGCGTCATGAGACCCCGGAGCTGCTGGACCTCACCGATGCCGCCCTGATGGCCGAGGCAGCAGAAGAGCTGGACGTCGAGTCCTTCCCCGAGCACTTCGACCATGACGGGCTCCAGCTCGAGCTGCAGTACGAGTTCAACCCCACCCGCTACACCGCTGAGAGCGGATCCGCAGCCACGGCCACTGCCGACGGCGTGACGGTGCGGGTCCCGGTGCTGTTCCTGAACCAGCTGGAACCGGCACGCTTCGACTGGCTGATCCCCGGACTGCGCACCGAGCTGGTCACGGCGCTGATCCGCGGCATGCCCAAGCCGCAGCGCAAACATTTCGTCCCGGCGCCCGATGTCGCAGCACAGGCGCGGGAGCAGCTCGAGGCGGACTTCGCCCCCGGCGTGGATTCACTGACCGATGCCCTCGCCACCGTGCTGCGCAGGCTCAGAGGTCATGTGGTCGATCCCGCGGTCTTCGACACCAGCGCACTGCCCGAGCACCTGCGATTCACCTTCGCAGTGATCAGTGATCGCGGCCGCGTGCTGGACACCGGCTACGACCTCCGCGAGCTGCAGATCCGCTTCTCCGGCGAGAACCGGCAGGCCATCGGGCGCAGCCTCTCCGAGGACACCCAGGGCGCCGACGAGGGCTCCGCACCCCGGCACGGGTCACCGAGATCCAGCACGGACTCCCCGGGCACCAAGGCGTCACAGCCTGGCGGCAAGCCGCAGCAGAAGACCGCCGACGCCGCCGCGGCAGGCAAGCAGAACCAGACGAGCTGGACCTTCGGAGACCTCTCTCGGGAGATCACCACCGTGGTGGCAGGTCGCCAGATCACCGGTTACCCGGCGCTGGCCCCGGCCGCTTCGGGAGTCTCCTCCACGATCCAAGACTCCGCCCAGGCCCAGCGTCGAGTGCACCGGGCCGGCGTCGTCGCGCTGCTGCGCGAAGTCCTTCCGTCGCCGCAGCGCTACGTGCTGGACAACCTGAGCAACCGAGAGCGCCTGGCCTTCAGCCAGTCTCCCCACGGCACAGTGGAATCCCTGGTCGAAGATGCGACGACGGCGGCGCTGGATCACCTCGTCCCGGCAGAGCTGCCGTTCCGCGAGGCCGAATTCCAGCAGCTCGCGCGCGGCGCGCGGGCGGAGCTGATCGAGACGGTGCTGCGGCTCACCGATGTCCTCGCGCAGGTCCTGGGTCAGTCCGCCGAACTCACCACCCGGCTCTCGCGGAGCCGCTCGGATGCGCTGCGCGCGCCGCTGAGCGACATGTCCACCCAGCTCCAGCAGCTGGTCTACCCGGGGTTCGTCACCGCCACGGGTCAGTCTCAGCTGCAGCATGTGCCGCGCTACCTCAGGGCCATCGCGCTGCGGCTCGACCGCCTCGAGGCGGGTCAGGGACTCAGCCGCGACGCCACGGACATGGCAGCGGTGCAGGAGCTGGAGGATGAGTACGACGCCGCACTGGAGGCGGTGCCCGCACAGCTTGCCGTCCCGGATGAGCTGCTTGCGGTGAAGTGGATGCTCGAGGAGTTCCGCGTCAACCTTTTCGCCCAGCAGCTGGGGACGGCCCAGACCGTGTCGGCCAAGCGGATCCGGCGCGCGCTCAAGCAGGCACGCCAGTAG
- a CDS encoding HIT family protein, with the protein MSTVFSKVIAGEIPGRFVWQDETCVGFLSIAPLAYGHTLVVPRQEVDRWTEADGELMAHLMHVAHRIGKAQVEAFGSERAGLSIAGFEVPHLHIHVWPSNSMADHSFAQADDDPDAAMMDESAEKLRVALRLMGDAEHVPAEAD; encoded by the coding sequence ATGAGCACAGTCTTCAGCAAGGTCATCGCCGGTGAGATCCCTGGACGCTTCGTCTGGCAGGACGAGACCTGTGTCGGATTCCTCTCGATCGCCCCCCTGGCCTACGGGCACACGCTCGTGGTGCCCCGCCAGGAAGTCGACAGATGGACCGAGGCAGACGGGGAGCTGATGGCCCATCTGATGCACGTGGCCCATCGCATCGGCAAGGCGCAGGTCGAGGCCTTCGGATCCGAGCGCGCAGGGCTCAGCATCGCCGGTTTCGAGGTCCCGCACCTGCATATCCACGTGTGGCCCTCTAACTCCATGGCCGATCACAGCTTCGCCCAGGCCGACGACGATCCGGACGCCGCGATGATGGACGAATCCGCCGAGAAGCTGCGTGTGGCGCTGCGTCTGATGGGAGACGCCGAGCACGTCCCCGCCGAAGCCGACTGA
- a CDS encoding Fur family transcriptional regulator codes for MNEISTTPPARGRSTRQKRAVWAALHSLEDFVSAQELHKILDDRGEKVSLATVYRVLQSHQEEGLVDVLRPDDGEAIYRLCEREEHHHHLVCRSCGLTVEFEAPDIEDWAAKLAAQHNFSEVRHTLEIFGLCAACAALPRR; via the coding sequence ATGAACGAGATCTCAACCACCCCTCCGGCGCGCGGTCGCTCCACCCGTCAGAAGCGCGCCGTCTGGGCGGCGCTTCACTCGCTCGAGGACTTCGTGAGCGCCCAGGAGCTGCATAAGATCCTCGATGACCGCGGCGAGAAGGTCTCACTGGCCACGGTCTACCGGGTGCTGCAGTCCCACCAGGAGGAGGGGCTCGTCGATGTGCTGCGACCCGACGACGGCGAGGCCATCTACCGGCTCTGTGAGCGCGAGGAGCACCACCATCATCTGGTGTGTCGCTCCTGCGGGCTGACCGTGGAGTTTGAGGCCCCGGACATCGAAGACTGGGCGGCGAAGCTTGCGGCCCAGCACAACTTCTCCGAGGTTCGGCACACGTTGGAGATCTTTGGTCTCTGCGCCGCCTGCGCCGCGCTTCCCCGCCGCTGA
- a CDS encoding metal ABC transporter permease, whose amino-acid sequence MMETLTGSFSTEGYWELFSLVQNSVITAGVLGLMGGLIGVFIMLRRTALVVHGIAEISFAGAALALLIGVDVVAGSAVGAVAAAMLIGVLSLKDRDTSAVTGVLMPFGLGLGILFLSLYQGRSANKFGLLTGQIVGVDDIQTQTLVTGAVLISIVLLLIWRPLMFASVDPQLARARGVRVNLLSMVFMVLLGVAVAMSVQVVGALLVLALLVVPAAAALKVTVRPYLAVLLSMAFALVSSVGGIMLAITGTVPISPYITTISFLIYVVCVLIGRGGRIRHKRASAALVG is encoded by the coding sequence ATGATGGAGACTCTGACCGGCTCGTTCAGCACCGAAGGGTACTGGGAGCTCTTCTCACTGGTGCAGAACTCCGTGATCACGGCCGGGGTGCTCGGCCTCATGGGCGGACTCATCGGGGTGTTCATCATGCTGCGTCGCACGGCCCTGGTCGTGCACGGCATCGCGGAGATCTCCTTCGCCGGGGCAGCGCTGGCGCTGCTGATCGGGGTGGATGTGGTCGCCGGCTCCGCCGTGGGGGCCGTCGCCGCGGCCATGCTGATCGGCGTGCTCAGTCTCAAGGACCGCGACACCAGTGCCGTCACCGGAGTGCTGATGCCCTTCGGCCTGGGACTGGGGATCCTCTTCCTCTCGCTCTACCAGGGACGCAGCGCCAACAAGTTCGGCCTGCTCACCGGGCAGATCGTCGGAGTCGACGACATCCAGACGCAGACCCTGGTCACCGGGGCCGTGCTCATCAGCATCGTGCTGCTGCTGATCTGGCGTCCGCTGATGTTCGCCTCGGTGGATCCGCAGCTGGCGCGTGCCCGCGGAGTCCGGGTGAACCTGCTCTCCATGGTCTTCATGGTGCTGCTCGGCGTGGCGGTGGCCATGTCGGTCCAGGTGGTGGGGGCCCTGCTGGTGCTGGCGCTGCTGGTGGTCCCGGCGGCGGCCGCGCTGAAGGTCACCGTGCGTCCGTACCTCGCGGTGCTGCTGTCCATGGCATTCGCGCTGGTCTCCTCGGTGGGCGGCATCATGCTCGCGATCACCGGAACCGTCCCGATCAGTCCCTACATCACCACGATCTCGTTCCTCATCTACGTGGTGTGCGTGCTGATCGGTCGCGGCGGCAGGATCCGGCACAAGCGAGCCTCCGCCGCGCTGGTGGGCTGA